A window from Triticum aestivum cultivar Chinese Spring chromosome 6D, IWGSC CS RefSeq v2.1, whole genome shotgun sequence encodes these proteins:
- the LOC123145535 gene encoding TORTIFOLIA1-like protein 3: MGTAARPRGAPEPLKQRVNRCLLRLSDRDTEAMAAAELDAIARALAADELAAFVSAVSDARPTDKTPLRRHSLRLLALVAASHPREAVAPLVPRILAAALRRVRDQDSSVRGALVDAARAAAAASASAAAALGPLADALLHEQDQCAQLAAALATVAAVEASPLTADLASYLHKLQPRLLKLLRSNAFKAKPALIALIGASAAVAGDAEVTASIPCLREAIASDDWAARKAAAEALAAFALEYKDLLMTYKSSCLAYFEARRVDKVKIVRDSMSRMIEAWKEIPDIEEEELSSCTAPASLSQRRSSLAGSVSDGRYPAASLGSNSVQSATRKNRLPTSRSPPPDVSPGVTRKHSPSSIRNKRLSPPSDRKVGQAKNCDYKVDTAIAPDATPIKEVTEEKLLKGGNLRSRLETRRALFQGNEERATKLAGAKAGSRVVPYECGGNMEEISEVEGGSERAQSGLKDEGLSEIRSQLLQIEKQQTGLLDLLQKFMGKSENGMNSLETRVHGLEMALDEISRDLAVSSERMSSSEPRVNTCCILSPKFWRRHDGGRNSSRFSASSVPNSSEGSRTSYKWERQKFGVQGGFVTNPLAEPNISSVGRTAITQEGRRKDLALQKSRVG; encoded by the exons ATGGGCACCGCCGCGCGCCCGCGCGGCGCCCCCGAGCCGCTGAAGCAGCGCGTGAACCGCTGCCTCCTCCGGCTCTCGGACCGCGACaccgaggccatggcggcggccgagctcgacgccatcgcGCGCGCCCTGGCCGCGGACGAGCTCGCGGCCTTCGTCTCCGCCGTCTCCGACGCGCGCCCCACCGACAAGACCCCGCTCCGGCGCCActcgctccgcctcctcgcgctcgTCGCCGCGTCGCACCCGCGCGAGGCCGTCGCGCCGCTCGTCCCGCGCATCCTCGCCGCGGCGCTCCGCCGCGTCCGCGACCAGGACTCGTCCGTGCGCGGCGCGCTCGTcgacgccgcccgcgccgccgcggcggcctccgcctccgccgccgccgcgctcggcCCCCTCGCGGACGCGCTCCTACACGAGCAGGACCAGTGCGCGCAGCTCGCGGCCGCgctcgccaccgtcgccgccgtcgagGCCTCCCCGCTCACCGCCGACCTCGCCTCCTACCTCCACAAGCTCCAGCCCCGCCTCCTCAAGCTCCTCCGCAGCAATGCCTTCAAGGCCAAGCCCGCCCTCATCGCCCTCATCGGCGCCTCCGCGGCCGTGGCCGGCGACGCCGAAGTGACCGCCTCCATCCCGTGCCTCCGCGAGGCAATCGCCAGCGACGACTGGGCGGCGAGGAAGGCCGCGGCTGAGGCGCTAGCCGCATTCGCCCTAGAATACAAGGATCTTCTCATGACCTACAAATCCTCTTGCCTTGCCTATTTTGAGGCCAGGAGGGTCGATAAG GTCAAGATTGTGCGGGACTCGATGAGCAGGATGATCGAGGCGTGGAAAGAGATACCAGACATCGAAGAGGAAGAATTATCCTCGTGTACGGCGCCGGCGTCACTTTCACAACGAAGATCTTCTCTCGCAG GGAGTGTAAGTGATGGGAGATATCCAGCTGCTTCCTTAGGCTCAAATTCCGTTCAATCGGCGACAAGGAAGAATAGATTACCTACGAGCAGGTCGCCTCCTCCTGATGTGTCACCCGGTGTCACAAGAAAGCACAGCCCCTCATCCATCAGAAACAAGAGGCTGTCACCGCCTTCAGACCGCAAGGTAGGCCAAGCGAAGAACTGCGACTACAAGGTTGACACTGCAATTGCACCTGATGCTACCCCGATCAAAGAGGTGACGGAGGAGAAGCTTCTGAAAGGAGGCAATCTGAGATCTAGGCTGGAAACAAGGAGGGCGCTTTTCCAGGGCAACGAAGAGAGGGCAACCAAGTTGGCTGGAGCGAAAGCTGGCTCGCGAGTTGTTCCGTATGAATGTGGTGGTAACATGGAAGAGATTTCTGAGGTTGAAGGTGGTTCAGAGAGGGCTCAGTCAGGTCTCAAAGACGAGGGCTTATCAGAGATAAGGTCGCAGCTGCTTCAGATTGAAAAACAGCAGACTGGTTTACTTGACCTTCTCCAG AAATTTATGGGGAAATCTGAGAATGGCATGAATTCTTTGGAGACAAGGGTCCATGGCCTAGAGATGGCATTGGATGAGATATCACGTGACTTGGCCGTTTCTTCTGAAAGGATGTCAAGCAGTGAGCCCCGTGTGAACACCTGTTGCATTCTGAGCCCAAAATTCTGGAGAAGGCATGATGGTGGTAGAAACTCTTCCAGGTTTTCTGCCTCCAGTGTTCCAAACAGCTCGGAAGGGAGCAGAACTTCTTACAAGTGGGAAAGGCAGAAGTTTGGAGTTCAGGGTGGATTTGTCACCAACCCGTTAGCTGAGCCAAATATTTCTTCTGTTGGGAGAACTGCGATCACTCAAGAAGGCAGGAGGAAGGATTTGGCTCTACAGAAGTCAAG GGTTGGTTAG